One region of Manis pentadactyla isolate mManPen7 chromosome 9, mManPen7.hap1, whole genome shotgun sequence genomic DNA includes:
- the LOC130684823 gene encoding olfactory receptor 1013-like produces MDERNSTKVKEFVLSGFTADLQLQKVFFVIFLIIYVISLLGNMTLISLICADTRLHTPMYFFIGSLSFLDLWYSSVYVPKILVTCISDNKSISFAGCLAQFLFAAGLAYSECYLLATMAYDRYVAISNPLLYSQAMSPRLCASLFAASYLGGFLSSAIITSETFTLSFCGNIIDDFFCDLPPLVKLACDVKESLQAVLYFILASNVIAPSVLIVASYLFIIAAILRIRSAQGRLKAFSTCASHLMAVTLYYGSILYIYSRPSTSYALERDKVVSVFYTVVIPMLNPLIYSLRNKDVKDAVRKMVGRLSIPK; encoded by the coding sequence ATGGATGAGAGAAATTCCACCAAAGTGAAGGAGTTTGTACTTTCAGGGTTCACAGCTGACTTGCAGCTACAGAAAGTGTTCTTTGTCATCTTCCTCATCATCTATGTCATCAGTCTTCTAGGGAACATGACCCTGATTTCTCTGATCTGTGCTGATACTCGGCTCCACACACCCATGTATTTCTTCATCGGAAGCCTGTCATTCCTGGATCTCTGGTATTCTTCTGTGTATGTCCCCAAAATCCTAGTGACCTGTATCTCTGATAACAAAAGCATCTCTTTTGCCGGCTGCCTGGCTCAGTTCCTCTTCGCTGCAGGACTGGCCTATAGTGAGTGTTACCTGTTGGCCACCATGgcttatgaccgctatgtggccatctccAACCCCCTGCTCTACTCCCAGGCAATGTCCCCAAGGTTATGTGCCAGCCTTTTTGCAGCTTCATACCTTGGTGGCTTTCTGAGCTCAGCTATCATCACCAGTGAGACATTTACCCTGAGCTTCTGTGGGAACATTATTGatgatttcttctgtgatctgccCCCACTTGTGAAGTTGGCCTGTGATGTGAAGGAGAGCCTCCAGGCTGTGCTCTATTTCATACTTGCTTCCAACGTCATCGCTCCCTCTGTGCTCATCGTCGCCTCCTACCTTTTCATCATCGCTGCCATCCTGAGGATCCGCTCTGCTCAAGGCCGCCtgaaggccttctccacctgtgcctctcacctgatggccgtCACCTTGTACTATGGCTCCATCCTCTACATTTACTCCCGGCCAAGTACCAGCTACGCCCTGGAAAGGGATAAGGTGGTGTCGGTGTTCTATACTGTGGTGATACCCATGTTGAATCCCTTGATCTATAGCTTAAGAAATAAAGATGTTAAAGATGCTGTGAGGAAAATGGTAGGTAGATTAAGTATTCCTAAATGA
- the LOC118908024 gene encoding olfactory receptor 9G4, producing the protein MEVGNLTILTEFILVGFSADPQWQLILFGIFLMLYLITLLGNMTLVILIRIDSRLHTPMYFFIGNLSFLDFWYTSVYTPKILANCISEDKRISLAGCGAQLFFSCVVAYTECYLLAAMAYDRHEAICNPLLYSSVMSSFLCAALVAGSYIGGLLNAIAHTANTFRLSFCGKNIIDHFFCDAPPLVKMSCTDTHVYEKVLLGVVGFTVLSSILAILISYVNILCAILRIRSASGRRKAFSTCASHLISVMLFYGALLFMYSRPSSTYSLERDKVAALFYTVINPLLNPLIYSLRNKDVKEAFQRAIQTIKARR; encoded by the coding sequence ATGGAAGTGGGAAATCTCACTATCCTGACTGAATTCATCTTGGTGGGCTTCTCAGCAGACCCCCAGTGGCAGCTGATTCTATTTGGAATATTTCTGATGCTCTACTTGATAACCTTGTTGGGGAACATGACCCTGGTTATCTTAATCCGTATTGATTCCCGCCTGCACACACCTATGTACTTTTTCATTGGCAATCTGTCTTTCTTGGATTTTTGGTATACTTCTGTGTATACTCCTAAAATCCTGGCCAATTGTATCTCAGAAGATAAGCGCATCTCCTTGGCTGGGTGTGGGGCCCAGTTATTCTTTTCTTGTGTTGTAGCCTACACTGAGTGTTACCTCCTAGCTGCCATGGCGTATGACCGCCATGAGGCAATCTGTAACCCACTACTTTATTCAAGTGTTATGTCCAgttttctctgtgctgcactcgTTGCTGGCTCCTACATAGGAGGGCTCTTGAATGCCATAGCCCATACTGCCAACACTTTCCGCCTGAGTTTCTGTGGCAAGAATATCATTGACCACTTCTTCTGTGATGCACCACCACTGGTAAAAATGTCTTGTACAGATACCCATGTCTATGAAAAAGTGCTTCTAGGTGTGGTGGGCTTCACGGTCCTCTCCAGCATTCTCGCCATCCTGATTTCCTATGTGAACATCCTTTGTGCTATCCTGCGGATCCGCTCGGCCTCAGGAAGACGCAAGGCCTTCTCTACCTGTGCTTCTCACCTCATCTCTGTCATGCTCTTCTATGGAGCCTTGCTGTTCATGTACTCAAGGCCAAGTTCCACATACTCTCTGGAGAGAGACAAAGTGGCTGCTCTGTTTTACACCGTGATCAACCCATTGCTGAACCCTCTCATCTATAGCCTGAGAAACAAAGATGTCAAAGAGGCTTTCCAAAGAGCAATACAGACCATAAAGGCACGGAGATGA